In the genome of Helicobacter kayseriensis, one region contains:
- the atpA gene encoding F0F1 ATP synthase subunit alpha, protein MKNKAEEISSIIKEKINQFELKLDIQEVGKVLTYADGVARVYGLKNVMYYEMVEFESGDVGIASSLEEDFVGVVVLGAGKTIQEGMSVKRLNKLMKVPVGECVVGRILNTLGEPIDGKGSLNATEYRFVEEKAPGIMDRKSVHEPLQTGIKAIDALVPIGRGQRELIIGDRQTGKTTVAIDAIINQKGQDVVCIYVAIGQKESTVAQVVRRLEEHGAMEYTVVINAPASTSAAMQFLAPYVGVTMGEYFRDNAKHALIVYDDLSKHAVAYREMSLILRRPPGREAFPGDVFYLHSRLLERAAKVSDELGAGSLTALPIIETQAGDVSAYIPTNVISITDGQIFLETDLFYSGIRPAINVGLSVSRVGGAAQIKATKQVSGTLRLDLAQYRELQAFAQFASNLDDASRKQLERGQRMVEVLKQAPYSPLPIEKQVVIIYAGAKGYLDDVDVNQIVSFENALYPFIEEKYPQIFAKIREQKALDSALEQEISSAIEDFKASFAG, encoded by the coding sequence TTGAAGAATAAAGCAGAAGAAATTAGTTCAATCATCAAAGAAAAAATCAACCAATTTGAATTGAAACTGGATATTCAAGAGGTTGGAAAAGTATTGACTTATGCTGATGGAGTCGCGCGTGTATATGGACTGAAAAATGTCATGTATTACGAAATGGTTGAGTTTGAAAGCGGGGATGTAGGTATTGCTTCAAGCCTTGAAGAGGATTTTGTGGGAGTTGTTGTTTTGGGGGCTGGAAAAACAATACAAGAGGGAATGAGTGTTAAAAGATTAAATAAGCTCATGAAAGTCCCTGTAGGGGAATGTGTTGTTGGACGAATTCTTAATACTTTGGGCGAACCTATTGATGGGAAGGGTAGCTTGAATGCGACAGAATATCGCTTTGTTGAAGAAAAAGCTCCAGGGATTATGGATAGAAAATCTGTTCATGAGCCATTGCAAACAGGTATTAAAGCAATTGATGCACTTGTGCCAATTGGACGAGGACAAAGAGAGTTGATTATTGGAGATCGTCAAACAGGGAAAACAACTGTTGCAATTGATGCGATTATTAACCAAAAGGGTCAAGATGTTGTGTGTATTTATGTTGCTATCGGTCAAAAAGAATCAACTGTAGCTCAGGTTGTTAGAAGGCTTGAGGAGCATGGGGCGATGGAATACACAGTAGTGATCAATGCTCCAGCTTCAACATCTGCTGCTATGCAATTTTTGGCTCCTTATGTGGGTGTAACAATGGGAGAGTATTTCCGAGATAACGCAAAACATGCTTTGATTGTTTATGATGATTTGAGCAAGCATGCTGTGGCTTATAGAGAAATGTCGTTGATTTTGAGACGTCCTCCTGGAAGAGAAGCATTCCCTGGAGATGTATTTTATTTGCACTCAAGATTACTTGAAAGGGCAGCAAAAGTAAGCGATGAACTTGGGGCTGGTTCGCTTACTGCTTTGCCAATTATTGAAACTCAAGCTGGAGATGTTTCTGCCTATATTCCTACAAATGTGATTTCTATCACAGATGGGCAAATCTTTTTGGAGACAGATTTATTCTATTCTGGTATTCGTCCAGCAATCAATGTGGGGCTTTCTGTATCAAGGGTAGGAGGAGCTGCACAAATTAAGGCAACCAAACAGGTTTCTGGAACATTAAGACTTGATTTGGCTCAATATAGAGAGCTTCAAGCATTTGCACAATTTGCATCTAATTTGGATGATGCGAGCAGGAAGCAGTTGGAGAGAGGGCAACGTATGGTTGAGGTATTGAAGCAAGCTCCTTATTCTCCATTGCCTATTGAAAAGCAAGTTGTCATTATTTATGCAGGAGCAAAGGGTTATTTGGATGATGTGGATGTAAATCAAATTGTTTCATTTGAGAATGCACTTTATCCATTTATTGAAGAAAAATATCCTCAAATTTTTGCAAAGATCAGAGAGCAAAAAGCTCTTGATTCTGCATTGGAGCAAGAGATTTCTAGCGCCATAGAAGACTTTAAAGCAAGTTTTGCAGGGTGA
- the atpG gene encoding ATP synthase F1 subunit gamma — MGNSLKEIRRKISSVQNTQKTTRAMKLVSSSKLKKAEDVAKSSRVFAQKLNEMFQEIVQKLEFVGFENISTPLFHASSKRESKIVDLIFITAEKGLCGGFNQATIKEVANQISQYKERGIQVRLRGVGKKGVSYFSFNGIEIFDSLDGLSANPNYETSSAFLKRSIDDFICGKTDEVVIIYNGFKTMISQEVKIKKILPFEIEKQKRSLNQEMICVEPVENEEQILEELAKKYTEYNFYYALLDSLVAEHSARVQAMDAATNNAGNLVRSLTISYNKARQEAITTELVEINAGVEAMK, encoded by the coding sequence ATGGGAAATAGTTTAAAAGAAATACGCAGAAAAATTTCAAGTGTTCAAAATACACAGAAGACCACAAGAGCTATGAAGCTTGTGTCTTCGTCGAAATTGAAAAAAGCTGAAGATGTGGCAAAGTCCTCAAGGGTTTTTGCTCAAAAGCTCAATGAAATGTTTCAAGAAATTGTTCAAAAACTCGAATTTGTTGGTTTTGAAAATATTTCAACACCTCTTTTTCATGCATCTTCAAAGCGAGAAAGCAAGATTGTTGATCTTATTTTCATCACAGCAGAAAAGGGGTTGTGCGGGGGCTTTAATCAGGCGACAATTAAAGAGGTTGCAAATCAAATTTCTCAATATAAAGAACGAGGCATACAAGTGCGTCTGAGAGGAGTGGGGAAAAAGGGAGTTTCTTATTTTTCATTTAATGGAATCGAGATTTTTGATTCTTTGGATGGTTTGAGTGCAAATCCCAACTATGAGACTTCTTCTGCTTTCTTGAAACGTTCAATTGATGATTTTATTTGTGGTAAAACAGATGAAGTAGTGATTATTTACAATGGTTTTAAAACAATGATTTCTCAAGAAGTTAAGATTAAGAAAATCTTGCCTTTTGAAATTGAGAAACAAAAGCGATCTCTCAATCAGGAGATGATTTGTGTAGAACCTGTGGAAAACGAGGAGCAAATCTTAGAAGAGCTGGCAAAAAAATATACAGAATATAATTTTTATTATGCTCTACTTGATTCTCTTGTAGCAGAGCATAGTGCGAGAGTGCAGGCTATGGATGCTGCGACAAACAATGCAGGGAATTTAGTAAGAAGTTTGACAATTTCATACAATAAAGCAAGACAAGAAGCGATTACAACAGAACTTGTTGAAATCAATGCTGGCGTTGAAGCAATGAAGTAA
- the atpD gene encoding F0F1 ATP synthase subunit beta, with amino-acid sequence MNQKGKIVQVMGPVVDVKFENYKPLINEALDVKYEVEGVQKQLVLEVAAEIGDQTVRTIAMDMTEGLVRGQEVEARGSMIEVPVGEAVLGRIFNVTGDVIDGGEKLQNVQKWPIHRDAPSFEEQSTKTEMFETGIKVVDLLAPYLKGGKVGLFGGAGVGKTVVIMELIHNVAYKHSGYSVFAGVGERTREGNDLYHEMKEGGVLDKVALCYGQMNEPPGARNRIAFTGLTMAEYFRDEKGLDVLMFIDNIFRYAQSGAEMSALLGRIPSAVGYQPTLASEMGKLQERIASTKKGSITSVQAVYVPADDLTDPAPASVFSHLDAKTVLNRKIAEKGIYPAVDPLDSTSRVLDPHIVGQEHYEIATGVQRVLQKYKDLQDIIALLGMDELSEEDKKTVERARKIEKFLSQPFFVAEVFTGSPGKYVSLNETLEGFKGILEGKYDDIPENAFYMVGNINEVLEKAEKMKAESK; translated from the coding sequence GTGAATCAAAAAGGAAAAATTGTTCAAGTTATGGGTCCTGTTGTGGATGTAAAGTTTGAAAATTATAAGCCATTAATTAATGAGGCCCTTGATGTGAAATATGAAGTTGAGGGTGTGCAAAAGCAACTTGTTTTAGAGGTTGCTGCAGAAATTGGAGATCAAACAGTTAGAACGATTGCTATGGATATGACAGAGGGGCTTGTAAGGGGACAAGAAGTTGAAGCAAGAGGAAGTATGATCGAGGTTCCTGTAGGTGAAGCTGTTTTGGGCAGAATCTTTAATGTGACAGGGGATGTGATTGATGGTGGAGAAAAACTCCAAAATGTCCAAAAATGGCCAATCCATAGAGATGCTCCAAGTTTTGAAGAGCAAAGCACAAAAACTGAGATGTTTGAAACAGGGATCAAAGTTGTTGATTTGCTTGCACCTTATTTGAAGGGTGGAAAAGTTGGTCTCTTTGGTGGAGCAGGAGTGGGGAAGACAGTTGTTATTATGGAGTTGATTCATAATGTAGCTTATAAGCACAGTGGATATTCTGTATTTGCTGGAGTAGGTGAGCGAACAAGAGAAGGTAATGACTTGTATCATGAAATGAAGGAGGGGGGAGTTTTAGATAAAGTTGCCCTATGCTATGGGCAAATGAATGAGCCACCAGGTGCAAGAAATCGTATTGCTTTCACAGGTCTTACAATGGCAGAATACTTCCGTGATGAAAAAGGACTTGATGTATTGATGTTTATTGATAATATCTTTAGATATGCACAATCAGGTGCAGAAATGTCTGCTTTGCTTGGAAGAATTCCTTCTGCAGTTGGTTATCAGCCAACATTGGCAAGCGAGATGGGAAAATTACAAGAACGCATCGCTTCAACAAAAAAGGGCTCAATTACATCAGTTCAAGCTGTATATGTTCCTGCTGATGACCTTACAGACCCAGCTCCAGCTTCAGTGTTTTCGCATCTTGATGCTAAAACAGTTTTGAATCGAAAGATCGCAGAAAAAGGAATTTATCCAGCTGTAGATCCCCTTGATTCGACTTCAAGGGTTCTTGATCCTCATATTGTTGGGCAAGAGCACTATGAGATTGCGACAGGAGTTCAACGTGTGTTGCAAAAGTATAAAGATTTACAGGATATTATTGCTTTGCTTGGAATGGATGAATTATCTGAAGAAGATAAGAAAACTGTAGAAAGAGCAAGAAAGATTGAGAAATTCCTCTCCCAACCTTTCTTTGTCGCTGAAGTTTTCACTGGAAGTCCAGGAAAATATGTCTCTCTCAATGAAACTTTAGAAGGTTTCAAGGGAATTTTGGAAGGGAAGTATGATGATATCCCTGAAAATGCTTTTTATATGGTTGGTAATATCAATGAGGTGTTGGAAAAAGCAGAGAAAATGAAAGCTGAAAGTAAATAA
- the atpC gene encoding ATP synthase F1 subunit epsilon, translating into MQKMRILVVTPEGVIFDDDVLGITLPGSDGEFGVYPNHCSLISLLKTGVIEILSQGQTKEYVAIDWGYARIEHDRVDILANGAVAIDQNGQISQNLERAKTLLKKASSDEILLSGALSKLDCLTGR; encoded by the coding sequence ATGCAAAAGATGAGGATTTTAGTTGTAACTCCAGAGGGAGTGATTTTTGATGATGATGTGTTGGGTATAACTCTCCCTGGTTCTGATGGGGAGTTTGGTGTGTATCCAAACCACTGTTCGCTAATTTCCCTTCTGAAAACAGGAGTGATTGAGATTCTTTCTCAAGGGCAAACAAAAGAATATGTTGCTATTGATTGGGGTTATGCAAGGATTGAGCATGATAGGGTGGATATTTTGGCAAATGGGGCAGTTGCTATCGATCAGAATGGGCAAATTTCTCAGAATCTAGAACGCGCTAAAACGCTCTTGAAAAAAGCTTCTTCTGATGAAATTTTACTTTCTGGAGCATTGTCTAAGCTGGATTGTTTGACTGGGAGATAA